GTCCGCAGCCGGACGCCCATCTCCAGCCGGTAGGGCTGCACCAGGTCCAGCGGGCGGAGCACGCCGTACAGGCCGGACAGGATCCGCACCGTCTTCTGGGCCTCGGTGAAGTCGCGCTCGTCGAAGCGGGTCGGCGCGGCGAGACCCTGGTAAACGTCGCCGGCGAAGGCCAGCACCGCGGGTCGGGCGTTGCGCCAGGTATGCGGCGCCGAGAACTCGGCGTAGCGCTCGACGTTGAGCCGGGCCAGGTCGTCCGACAGGTCCATCAGCTCGGCCACCTCCTCCGGCGACCGGCTCCGCATCACGGCGACCAGCGCCTCGGCCTCGTCGAGCAGCCGCGGCTCGGAGCGCTTGCGGGTCGCGGGCCGGGTCTCGAAGTCGAGCGTCTTGGCCGGGGAGAGCAGGGCGAGCACGAGCCGACGGTAGCCGATCCGGGCCGTCGTGACTCCTGTCACGGGGAGGCCGTGAGGGTTCCACCGGAAGCGGTGACGCCGTCCGGTCCGGACTCCCCCTCCGGTGGACCACGATGGAGCCATGGACCCGCACACCGAGACCTCCGCCCCGAACCCCTCACCGGAGGAGCCGAAGGCCCCGGCGTCGATGCGGGACCTGGTTCCCTGGGAGGGTCGGGCCACCCGCGGGGACAAGCTGCTGGTCGGGGCGGTCCTCGGCGGGCTGGCGCTGATGATCGCCACCATCCCGGTGCGGCCGTTCCTGCTGGCCTCGCACCCCGTCCTGCTCGAGTTCGTCACCGGCAGCCTGTCCGCGGTCGGCGCCGGAGCGGCCTTCGCGCGCATCGGCGAGGTGCCGCTGTGGCTCGTGGTGGTCGCCGGTGTGGTCGGCACCATCAAGCTCGACTGGCTCTTCTGGCTGGCCGGGCGGCGCTGGGGAGGCCGGATCGTGTCCCTCTTCGCCCCCAGCGAGCAGGCCCGCCGGCTGGTCACCCGGCTCCGTGGGGCCAACCCGTGGGTGGTCCGGCTGGCCACGGCCGCCGCGTCGCTCCCGGGCGTCCCGTCGGCGCTGGTCTTCGCCGTCGCGGGTCTGCACCGGATGCGGCTGAGCACGTTCCTGCTCTTCGACGCCCTCGGCGCCTCGCTGATGGTCGGGCTGGTCGCCGGCCTGGGCTACGGCCTGGGCCAGCACGCGGTGGACGTGGTGCTGCTGGTCGACGAGTACGCGCTGTGGGTCAGCCTGGCCCTGATCGTGGGGCTGGCGTTCTGGTCGGCGCGGAAGTCCGCGCGGGCTGCGTCGGCGAAGCAGCCGCCGCAGGACCGAGGGCCTCACTAGGCTGGTCCGGTGCCCGAGGTCCTGCTCCCCTTCCCCCGCGCGTGGGTGGAGTTCACCGACCCCGCCGACGCCGACCAGGTGTACCGCTGCGACCTGACCTGGCTCACCTCGCGGTGGCAGTGCCTGTTCGGGTCCACCGCCGGGGGCACCCCGACCGGCGGCTGCCCCGGCATCTACGCCGACCGGCCCGACGACGGCTGCTGCACCCTCGGGGCCCACTTCAGCGACGCCGACGACGAGGACCGGGTGGGCGGGCACGTGGCCCGCCTCACCCCCGAGCAGTGGCAGCACCACGGCACCCCGTGGTCCCGCACCGACGAGGACGGGGACCGCACCACCAGCACCGTCGACGGGGCCTGCGTCTTCCTCAACCGGCCCGGCTTCCCCGCCGGCGCCGGGTGCGCCCTGCACCTGCTGTCGCTGACCACCGGCACCCCGGTCACCCAGACCAAGCCGGACGTCTGCTGGCAGCTGCCGCTGCGGCGCCGGTACCGCCAGGTCACCCGCACCGACGACAGCGAGTACCTCGAGATCACCCTCGGGGAGTACGTCCGGGAGGGCTGGGGAGCGGGCGGGCACCAGCTGGACTGGTACTGCACCTCCAACAGCGACGCCCACGTCGGTGCCGAACCGGTCTACCGCAGTTCGCGTCTGGAGCTGGTGGAGCTGATGGGCGAAGCCGCCTACGCGGAGCTGGTCCGGCACTGCGAGGCCGCCGACGGGCTGCTGCCCCACCCGGCGTCGACGCCCAGGTAAGGCGACCCTCACTCAGCGACGGCCGGTCCGGGTGACCACAATGACGAGCATGCACGTCGACCATCTCTCCTACGCCTGCGGACCCGAGGGCCTCACCGCCTGCGCCGACCGCCTCGCCTCCCAGCTGGGCGTCGAGGCCCTGGACGGCGGGTTCCACCCACGCTTCGGCACCCGCAACCGGATCATCCCGCTGCAGGGCCCCCGTTACCTGGAGGTGGTGGAGGTGCTGGACCACCCGGCCTCGGACAAGGCCCCCTTCGGCCAGGCCGTGCGGGCTCGTTCGGCGCAGGGCGGTGGCTGGCTGGGCTGGGTGATCGCCCTGGACGGGGAGCGGATGAGCGCCTTCGAGGAGCGGCTCGGACGTCCTGCCGTGGACGGTCACCGGGTGCAGCCCGACGGCACCGTGCTGCAGTGGCGCCAGCTCGGGGTGAAGGGGCTGCAGAGCGACCCGCAGCTGCCCTTCTTCGTGGAGTGGCAGAGCCCCGAGGAGGTGCGTCCCTCGGCGCTGGACTCCTCGGTGGAGCTGGTCGGTCTCGAGCTGGCCGGGAACCCCGACCGCGTCGAGGACTGGCTGGGTGGGGACCCGACCACGCTGATGCCGGGGCTGCCGCTGAGCTGGGCCCACCCCTCGGGCCAGCCCGGTCTGGCCTCGGCCACCTTCGACAGCGCGACCGGCCAGGTCACCATCTGATGGGCGTGCGGATCCGTCCGGTGGTGGGCGCGCTCCCGGTCTACCGCGCCGGACGCCCGCCGCAGGCCCAGCCTGGTCTGACCGCCTACAAGCTGTCCAGCAACGAGAACCCCTGGCCACCGCTGCCCGGGGTGATGGCCGCGGTCGAGGCGGCGGCGCGGACGATGAACCGCTACCCCGACGCCGGCAACTCCGCGATCAGCGAGGGCGTGGCCCAGCGGCTCGGGGTGGGCGCCGAGCAGATCGCCTTCGGCACCGGCTCGGTGGCCGTGCTCTACCAGCTGCTGCAGGCCGTCTGCGAGCCCGGCGACGAGGTGGTGCACGCCTGGCGCTCCTTCGAGGCCTACCCGATCGCGATCCAGCTGCCGGGTGCGGTGGGGGTCGGCGTGCCGCTGACCGCGACGGCCGAGCACGACCTGGACGCGATGGCGGCGGCGATCACCGAGCGCACCCGGGCGGTGCTGGTCTGCACCCCGAACAACCCCACCGGGCCGGTGGTGCGCCACGAGGAGCTGGTGCGGTTCTGCCGGCAGGTGCCCGCCGACGTCATGGTGGTGGTGGACGAGGCCTACGTGGAGTTCGTCCGCGACCCCGACGCCGCCCGCGGCCTGGACCTGCTGGCCGAGCTCGACAACGTGGTGGTGCTGCGGACGTTCTCCAAGGCCTACGGGCTGGCGGGGTTCCGGATCGGCTACTCCGTCAGCCACGCCGGGGTGGCTGCGGCGGTGCGGGCGGTGTCGCTGCCCTTCGGCGTCTCCTCCCCCGCCCAGGCGGCCGTGCTGGCCTCGCTGGAGGCCGAGGACGCGCTGCTGGAGCGGGTCGAGCTGCTGGTCGGCGAGCGGGGCCGCCTGCTGACCGGGCTGCGCGACCTCGGGCTCGAGGTCCCCGACGCCCAGGGCAACTTCGTCTGGCTGCCGGCCGGCGCGCGGACCCTGGAGTGGGCCCGCGCCTTCGAGGCCGCCGCGCTGACCGTGCGCCCGTTCGCGCCCGCCGGCGACTCCCCCGAGGAGCTGGCCGCCGCCGGGTTGCGGATCAGCGTGGGCGAGGACGACGCCACCACCCGCGTGCTGGACGTCGCCGCCCGCTTCGGCTGACGCCCGCCGACGTCAGTCGGCCAGGAGCTCGCGGACCCGCGGGATGACCTGGGTGCCGTAGAGCTCGATGGCGTGCACCAGCTGCTCGTGGGGCATCGGGCCGTTGCTGTACTTCAGGTCGAAGCGGTTCAGCCCCAGCGCGCGCACGGTCCGCGCGATCTTCTGCGCGACCGTCTCCGGCGAGCCGGCGACGACCGCGCCGCCGTCGACCTCGGCCTCGAAGTCCGCCCGGCTGGTCGGACCCCAGCCGCGCTCGCGCCCGATCCGGTCCCGGTTGGCCTTGAAGTGGGGGAACATCAGCTCCCGCGCCTCCTCGTCGGTGTCGGCGACGAACCCGGGCGAGTGCACCCCCAGCGGCAGCTCGGGCTGACCCAGCTCGCGCAGCGCGCGGCGGTACAGGTCGGCGTAGGGGACGAACCGCTCCGCCGCCCCGCCGATGATGGCCAGCGCCATCGGGATGCCGTACCGGGCCGCGCGGACCACCGACTCCGGGGACCCGCCGACGCCGATCCAGACCGGCAGCGTGCCGCGCTCGGTCTTGGGGAAGACCTCGGCGTCCAGGGGCGGGCGGTGGGTGCCCTGCCAGCGGACCCGGCCCTCGCTGCGCAGCGCGGCGAAGAGGTCGAGCTTCTCGGTGAACAGGGTCTCGTAGTCGGCCAGGTCGTAGCCGAACAGGGGGAAGGACTCGGTGAACGAGCCGCGCCCCAGGGTGATCTCGGCGCGCCCGTTCGAGACCGCGTCCAGGGTGGCGAACCGCTCGTAGACGCGGACCGGGTCGTCGGAGCTGAGCACGGTGACCGCGGTGCCCAGCGTGATGCGCTCGGTGCGCGCGGCGATCGCGGTCAGGACGATCTCGGGGGCGGAGACCGCGTAGTCGTCGCGGTGGTGCTCACCGACGCCGAAGGCGTCGACGCCGACCCGGTCGGCGACCACGCCCTGCTCGACCGTGTTGCGCAGCACCTGCGCGTGGCTCAGCGGACGCCCGTCGGCGTCCACGGTGACGTCGCCGAAGGTGTCCAGACCGAGCTGGAGCCCCCTGGTGGTGACCGACTCGCTCATCTGCTGGACCTTCCGTCGTAGTTGAACCGTCAACAATCGTAGCGGACCCGTTGTTCCGGCCCGACCGCGGCGACGGTCCGCGCCCGTGCACCACCCGCGACCGACGTCCGGGAAGTGTCCGAGCGCTCCCCTACGGTGTGGAGCATGGCCAGAGCGACGAGACCGGCGTACAGCTGCACCGAGTGCGGCTGGACGAGCGTGCGCTGGGTCGGGCGGTGCGGTGAGTGCCAGACCTGGGGCTCGGTCGCCGAGCAGGGCGCCCCGAAGCTGGCCGCGGTGCAGAGCTCGGTCCCGGTCGCCAAGGCGGTGCCGATCTCCTCGGTGGCCGCCGACGCCGCCGCGCGCACCCTGACCGGCATCGGTGAGCTGGACCGGGTGCTGGGCGACGGCCTGGTGCCGGGAGCGGTGGTGCTGCTGGCCGGCGAACCCGGGGTGGGCAAGTCGACGCTGCTGCTCGAGGTGGCCTCCCGCTGGGCCGGCGAGGGGCGGCGCACCCTCTACGTCACCGGCGAGGAGTCCGCCGCGCAGGTGCGACTGCGGGCCGGTCGCACCGACGCCCTGGCCGACGAGCTCTACCTGGCCGCGGAGACCGACCTCGGGACGATCCTCGGTCACATCGAGGAGGTGTCGCCCTCGCTGATGGTGCTGGACTCGGTGCAGACGGTCGGCAGCGCCGAGGCGGAGGGCTCCCCCGGCGGGGTGACCCAGGTCCGGGAGGTGACGGCCGCGCTGGTCCGGGTGGCCAAGCGGCGCGGCATGGCGGTGGTGATCGTCGGGCACGTCACCAAGGAGGGCGCGATCGCCGGTCCACGGCTGCTGGAGCACCTGGTCGACGTGGTGCTGGCCTTCGAGGGCGACCGGCACTCGGGCTTCCGGATGGTCCGGGCCACCAAGAACCGCTTCGGTCCCGCCGACGAGGTGGGCTGCTTCGAGATGTCCGAGCAGGGCATCGTCGAGGTGACCGACCCGTCGGGGCTCTTCACCTCCCAGCACACCGACCCGGTGCCCGGCACCTGCATCACGGTGACGATGGAGGGACGCCGGCCGCTGCTGGCCGAGATCCAGGCGCTGGTGGCCCCGTCCGCCCTGCAGGTCCCCCGGCGCACCACGCACGGGTTGGAGTCCGCGCGGGTGTCGATGATCCTCGCGGTGCTGGAGCGCCGCTGCGGCATCCGGCTGGCCAACAAGGACGTCTACGTCTCCACGGTGGGCGGGGCCAAGGTGGGTGACCCCGGGGCCGACCTGGCCATCGCCCTGGCCGTGGCCTCGGCGGCGACCAACGAGCCGGTGCCGACGGGGCTGATCGCCCTGGGCGAGGTGGGGCTGGCCGGTGAGCTGCGGCGGATCCCCTCCCCCGAGCGACGGGTGGCCGAGGCCGCCCGGCTGGGGTTCACCGCGGCGCTGATGCCGCCCTCGACCCAGCCGGGACCAGCCGGTCCGCCCGCCCGCCGCGGGAGTGGTGGTGGTGGGCTCGCGGTGCGGCACGCGATGACCCTCGGCGGGGCCCTGGCCGCGCTGCAGTCGGCTGCGGAGCGTCCCGACGGGCGGCGGTGAACCGGCGCACCGAACGGCTCCCGACCGGCACGGGCACCGGCGGCGGGTCGGACACGGGGGCTGGGCGCGCGTCGGTCCGG
The sequence above is a segment of the Auraticoccus monumenti genome. Coding sequences within it:
- the yaaA gene encoding peroxide stress protein YaaA translates to MLALLSPAKTLDFETRPATRKRSEPRLLDEAEALVAVMRSRSPEEVAELMDLSDDLARLNVERYAEFSAPHTWRNARPAVLAFAGDVYQGLAAPTRFDERDFTEAQKTVRILSGLYGVLRPLDLVQPYRLEMGVRLRTERGTSLYDWWGDRVTRLLAEDLEASPGAPVVVDLASQEYARVVRPDVLGARVVTPRFEDADASGKHRVVSFFAKRARGMMAGWMVQHRVRTAAALKNFDEGGYRWSRERSTPDEPVFLRDPRG
- a CDS encoding DedA family protein; this translates as MDPHTETSAPNPSPEEPKAPASMRDLVPWEGRATRGDKLLVGAVLGGLALMIATIPVRPFLLASHPVLLEFVTGSLSAVGAGAAFARIGEVPLWLVVVAGVVGTIKLDWLFWLAGRRWGGRIVSLFAPSEQARRLVTRLRGANPWVVRLATAAASLPGVPSALVFAVAGLHRMRLSTFLLFDALGASLMVGLVAGLGYGLGQHAVDVVLLVDEYALWVSLALIVGLAFWSARKSARAASAKQPPQDRGPH
- a CDS encoding VOC family protein, translated to MHVDHLSYACGPEGLTACADRLASQLGVEALDGGFHPRFGTRNRIIPLQGPRYLEVVEVLDHPASDKAPFGQAVRARSAQGGGWLGWVIALDGERMSAFEERLGRPAVDGHRVQPDGTVLQWRQLGVKGLQSDPQLPFFVEWQSPEEVRPSALDSSVELVGLELAGNPDRVEDWLGGDPTTLMPGLPLSWAHPSGQPGLASATFDSATGQVTI
- a CDS encoding histidinol-phosphate transaminase; its protein translation is MGVRIRPVVGALPVYRAGRPPQAQPGLTAYKLSSNENPWPPLPGVMAAVEAAARTMNRYPDAGNSAISEGVAQRLGVGAEQIAFGTGSVAVLYQLLQAVCEPGDEVVHAWRSFEAYPIAIQLPGAVGVGVPLTATAEHDLDAMAAAITERTRAVLVCTPNNPTGPVVRHEELVRFCRQVPADVMVVVDEAYVEFVRDPDAARGLDLLAELDNVVVLRTFSKAYGLAGFRIGYSVSHAGVAAAVRAVSLPFGVSSPAQAAVLASLEAEDALLERVELLVGERGRLLTGLRDLGLEVPDAQGNFVWLPAGARTLEWARAFEAAALTVRPFAPAGDSPEELAAAGLRISVGEDDATTRVLDVAARFG
- a CDS encoding LLM class flavin-dependent oxidoreductase — translated: MSESVTTRGLQLGLDTFGDVTVDADGRPLSHAQVLRNTVEQGVVADRVGVDAFGVGEHHRDDYAVSAPEIVLTAIAARTERITLGTAVTVLSSDDPVRVYERFATLDAVSNGRAEITLGRGSFTESFPLFGYDLADYETLFTEKLDLFAALRSEGRVRWQGTHRPPLDAEVFPKTERGTLPVWIGVGGSPESVVRAARYGIPMALAIIGGAAERFVPYADLYRRALRELGQPELPLGVHSPGFVADTDEEARELMFPHFKANRDRIGRERGWGPTSRADFEAEVDGGAVVAGSPETVAQKIARTVRALGLNRFDLKYSNGPMPHEQLVHAIELYGTQVIPRVRELLAD
- the radA gene encoding DNA repair protein RadA, translating into MARATRPAYSCTECGWTSVRWVGRCGECQTWGSVAEQGAPKLAAVQSSVPVAKAVPISSVAADAAARTLTGIGELDRVLGDGLVPGAVVLLAGEPGVGKSTLLLEVASRWAGEGRRTLYVTGEESAAQVRLRAGRTDALADELYLAAETDLGTILGHIEEVSPSLMVLDSVQTVGSAEAEGSPGGVTQVREVTAALVRVAKRRGMAVVIVGHVTKEGAIAGPRLLEHLVDVVLAFEGDRHSGFRMVRATKNRFGPADEVGCFEMSEQGIVEVTDPSGLFTSQHTDPVPGTCITVTMEGRRPLLAEIQALVAPSALQVPRRTTHGLESARVSMILAVLERRCGIRLANKDVYVSTVGGAKVGDPGADLAIALAVASAATNEPVPTGLIALGEVGLAGELRRIPSPERRVAEAARLGFTAALMPPSTQPGPAGPPARRGSGGGGLAVRHAMTLGGALAALQSAAERPDGRR